A stretch of Lysobacter sp. K5869 DNA encodes these proteins:
- a CDS encoding DUF3293 domain-containing protein — protein MRELQVVDAAELALAYAAAEYAVALDGDALPLRVGRPARDLEAYWPAGRYLFVSAWNPASQPHSDSANQAADERLIARLDAAGVQRHAAWAQDQAGRWREPGWLLADLDDTAGNALAREFGQAGVLAWQRGEPVRLRMLIARPDEAAASEHTEWVGD, from the coding sequence ATGCGCGAACTGCAAGTGGTCGACGCCGCCGAACTGGCCCTGGCCTACGCCGCCGCCGAATACGCGGTGGCCTTGGACGGCGACGCCCTGCCCCTGCGCGTGGGCCGCCCCGCGCGCGACCTGGAAGCGTATTGGCCGGCCGGGCGCTATCTGTTCGTCAGCGCCTGGAACCCGGCCTCGCAGCCGCATTCCGACAGCGCCAACCAAGCCGCCGACGAGCGCCTGATCGCGCGCCTGGACGCCGCCGGCGTGCAGCGCCACGCGGCCTGGGCGCAGGATCAGGCCGGACGCTGGCGCGAACCCGGCTGGCTGCTGGCCGATCTGGACGACACCGCCGGCAACGCGCTGGCACGCGAGTTCGGTCAGGCCGGGGTGCTGGCGTGGCAGCGCGGCGAGCCGGTGCGGCTGCGCATGCTGATCGCGCGGCCGGACGAGGCCGCGGCGAGCGAGCATACGGAGTGGGTCGGCGACTGA
- a CDS encoding pyridoxal phosphate-dependent aminotransferase — translation MTLATKLPKVGTTIFTVMSQLALEHQAVNLGQGFPDFDVPQRLVDALARAMAEGKNQYAPMTGVPALRQAIADKTEACYGYRPDADSEITVVSGASEAIFDAVQAVVRPGEEVVVLDPCYDCYEPAIDLAGGRAVHVPLDPVTFAVDWDRVRAAIGPNTRLLMINSPHNPSGAMFDADDIARLSEIVASTGVWLISDEVYEHIVFDGRRHESVLRYPHLRERAFVVSSFGKTYHCTGWKIGYCIAPPALSAELRKVHQYNSFCSFAPAQWAFAEMIQAEPEHYRQLGAFYETKRDGFREQLLTTRLKPLPVPGGYFQLVDYSEISDLDDAAFCRWLTIEKGVAAIPLSPFYESPPVGQRMVRLCFAKNQATLDAAIKRLVAL, via the coding sequence ATGACCCTCGCCACCAAGCTGCCGAAAGTCGGTACCACCATCTTCACCGTGATGTCGCAGCTCGCGCTCGAGCACCAGGCGGTCAACCTCGGCCAGGGCTTCCCCGACTTCGACGTGCCCCAGCGATTGGTCGACGCGCTGGCGCGGGCGATGGCCGAGGGCAAGAACCAGTACGCGCCGATGACCGGCGTGCCGGCGCTGCGCCAGGCCATCGCCGACAAGACCGAAGCCTGCTACGGCTACCGTCCCGACGCCGACAGCGAGATCACCGTGGTCTCCGGCGCCAGCGAAGCGATCTTCGACGCGGTCCAGGCGGTGGTGCGTCCGGGCGAGGAGGTCGTGGTGCTCGACCCGTGCTACGACTGCTACGAGCCGGCGATCGATCTGGCCGGCGGCCGCGCCGTGCACGTGCCGCTGGATCCGGTCACCTTCGCCGTCGATTGGGACCGGGTGCGCGCCGCCATCGGCCCGAACACCCGCCTGCTGATGATCAACTCGCCGCACAACCCGTCCGGCGCGATGTTCGACGCCGACGACATCGCCCGGCTCAGCGAAATCGTCGCGTCCACCGGCGTGTGGCTGATCTCCGACGAGGTCTACGAGCACATCGTCTTCGACGGCCGCCGCCACGAATCGGTGCTGCGCTACCCGCACCTGCGCGAACGCGCCTTCGTGGTGTCGAGCTTCGGCAAGACCTACCACTGCACCGGCTGGAAGATCGGGTACTGCATCGCACCGCCGGCGTTGTCGGCCGAGCTGCGCAAAGTCCATCAGTACAATAGCTTTTGCAGTTTCGCTCCGGCCCAATGGGCCTTTGCCGAGATGATCCAGGCCGAACCGGAGCACTACCGGCAGCTCGGCGCGTTCTACGAGACCAAGCGCGACGGTTTCCGCGAGCAGCTGCTGACCACGCGGCTCAAGCCGCTGCCGGTGCCGGGCGGCTACTTCCAGCTGGTCGATTACTCCGAAATCAGCGACCTCGACGATGCCGCGTTCTGCCGTTGGCTGACCATCGAGAAGGGCGTCGCCGCGATCCCGCTGTCGCCGTTCTACGAGTCGCCACCGGTGGGGCAGCGTATGGTGCGGCTGTGTTTCGCCAAGAATCAGGCCACTTTGGATGCAGCAATCAAGCGCTTGGTCGCACTTTAA
- a CDS encoding toxin co-regulated pilus biosynthesis Q family protein, translating to MRNSIATSPRLWIAIALAVGLAGCATRPAPDFGGRWKPVNRYAEVPDEIPLHKSYVYYPSPMDGTLKNMLTRWAKDANLKLDYQHYSDFTLFQGVSQINTTSLPDAVSQLNSAYAGHGVSISREGEQIVVRSAGSAATAAPAP from the coding sequence GTGAGAAATTCAATTGCAACCAGCCCGCGTCTGTGGATCGCGATCGCCCTGGCGGTCGGCCTCGCGGGTTGCGCCACTCGTCCGGCGCCCGACTTCGGCGGCCGCTGGAAGCCGGTGAACCGCTACGCGGAAGTTCCCGACGAGATTCCGCTGCACAAGTCCTACGTGTACTACCCGTCGCCGATGGACGGCACGCTCAAGAACATGCTCACCCGTTGGGCGAAGGACGCGAATCTGAAGCTGGATTACCAGCACTATTCCGACTTCACCCTGTTCCAGGGCGTGTCCCAGATCAACACCACCAGCCTGCCCGACGCGGTCTCGCAGCTCAACAGCGCCTATGCGGGGCACGGCGTGTCGATCAGCCGCGAAGGCGAGCAGATCGTGGTGCGGTCGGCGGGATCGGCGGCCACGGCCGCGCCGGCGCCGTAA
- a CDS encoding type IV secretion system protein, translated as MFGKNKNVTPQVENAVAKAVNYEVTVADIARRSEKRAWMVAFASVIMSLILAGGYFYFLPLKEKVPYLVMADAYTGQATVARLRDDFSQNSITANEAINKSNISHFVAARESYDFSQIGDRDWATVYAMGAPQVTKAYSIVYSNSNPQNPITLFGKSKTIRVRILSIQLHSGDSAVKSATVRFQRTLFDKDTGNQEPMDSKIAAIEYTYKSNLKMDDANRVLNPLGFQVSNYRVDNDFAPAPPPPPDYPVGSGTAQPAAAQPAPGAAPAAYPPGTVPPQPGVPQQGVPQQGVPQQPGAAPAAYPPGTAPQQPGVAPAPNPAYPAGAPAAPAPAPTGTANGVSTR; from the coding sequence ATGTTCGGAAAGAACAAGAACGTTACTCCGCAAGTGGAGAACGCGGTCGCCAAGGCGGTCAATTACGAAGTCACCGTCGCCGACATCGCTCGGCGCAGCGAGAAACGCGCGTGGATGGTCGCTTTCGCGTCCGTCATCATGTCGCTGATCCTCGCCGGCGGTTACTTCTACTTCCTGCCGCTGAAGGAAAAGGTGCCGTATCTGGTCATGGCCGACGCCTACACCGGTCAGGCCACGGTCGCGCGCCTGCGCGACGACTTCAGCCAGAACAGCATCACCGCCAACGAAGCGATCAATAAGAGCAACATCTCGCACTTCGTGGCGGCGCGCGAATCCTACGACTTCTCGCAGATCGGCGACCGCGACTGGGCGACGGTGTACGCGATGGGCGCCCCGCAGGTGACCAAGGCGTACTCGATCGTCTACAGCAACAGCAATCCGCAGAATCCGATCACCTTGTTCGGCAAGAGCAAGACGATCCGCGTGCGCATCCTCAGCATCCAGCTGCATTCCGGCGACTCCGCGGTCAAGAGCGCCACCGTCCGCTTCCAGCGCACCCTGTTCGACAAGGACACGGGCAACCAGGAGCCGATGGACAGCAAGATCGCGGCGATCGAATACACCTACAAGTCCAACCTGAAGATGGACGACGCCAACCGCGTCCTCAATCCGCTGGGCTTCCAGGTCAGCAACTACCGCGTCGACAACGACTTCGCGCCGGCGCCGCCGCCGCCGCCGGACTATCCGGTCGGCTCGGGCACGGCCCAACCGGCCGCCGCTCAGCCGGCGCCGGGCGCCGCGCCCGCCGCGTACCCGCCGGGCACGGTGCCGCCGCAGCCGGGCGTTCCGCAGCAAGGCGTGCCGCAGCAAGGCGTGCCGCAGCAGCCCGGCGCCGCGCCGGCCGCGTACCCGCCCGGTACCGCGCCGCAGCAACCCGGCGTCGCGCCGGCCCCGAATCCCGCCTATCCGGCCGGCGCGCCGGCGGCACCTGCACCTGCACCGACCGGTACTGCGAATGGAGTCAGCACCCGATGA
- a CDS encoding TrbG/VirB9 family P-type conjugative transfer protein, with amino-acid sequence MNCLRKQSLAALLLLAVSFLALPASAQVVQEYEYEANRIYQVRTGLGITTQIELSPSENILDYSTGFSSGWDLSRRDNIFYLKPKNVDVDTNMMIRTTTHSYILELKVVATDWRVLEQAKQAGVQYKIKFVYPNGTEFSAAKESTEEATAELNTTLDKNRLYNFDYQFSSRKKQSWLVPTNVYDDGQFTYIKINALKDLPTGNFPAVFGREREGSEDFVVNTTVEGNTIIVHGTYPYLTIRHGKNVVGLRRKKQK; translated from the coding sequence ATGAATTGCTTGCGTAAACAAAGCCTGGCCGCCCTGTTGCTGCTGGCGGTCTCCTTCCTGGCCCTGCCTGCCTCGGCGCAGGTGGTGCAGGAATACGAATACGAAGCCAATCGCATCTATCAGGTGCGTACCGGCCTGGGCATCACCACCCAGATCGAGCTGAGCCCGAGCGAGAACATCCTCGACTACAGCACCGGCTTCAGCAGCGGTTGGGACCTCAGCCGTCGCGACAACATCTTCTATTTGAAGCCGAAGAACGTCGACGTCGACACCAACATGATGATCCGGACGACGACGCACTCGTACATCCTGGAACTGAAGGTGGTGGCGACCGACTGGCGCGTGCTGGAGCAGGCCAAGCAGGCCGGCGTGCAGTACAAGATCAAGTTCGTGTATCCCAACGGCACCGAGTTCTCCGCGGCCAAGGAAAGCACCGAGGAGGCCACGGCCGAGCTCAACACGACGCTCGACAAGAACCGCCTGTACAACTTCGATTACCAGTTCTCCAGCCGTAAGAAGCAATCCTGGCTGGTGCCGACCAACGTCTACGACGACGGCCAGTTCACCTACATCAAGATCAACGCGCTCAAGGATTTGCCGACCGGCAACTTCCCGGCCGTGTTCGGACGCGAGCGCGAGGGCAGCGAAGACTTCGTGGTCAACACCACGGTCGAGGGCAACACCATCATCGTGCACGGCACGTATCCCTACTTGACCATCCGTCACGGCAAGAACGTCGTCGGTCTGCGCAGGAAGAAGCAGAAATGA
- a CDS encoding TrbI/VirB10 family protein, translating to MSQNMPPNQPGQPDNGTPQDGGSSYGYAGANPYYGQAGGAAAAPDLDANAPMLKSSDVQRLNRKALLFLGGIVLLLLAVAFFLLKSATSSEEKPKKVDEEVISVPDAPVATQQPQLPPLPPDPVPVEPIPMAQPPQQQAQQPQEGEGQPVERGPSLVERRMLGESQGGSGGQNSSDPTQQYLAMVAAQGQPGGAQAGQGAAANSDRDSLTSAQPLYNPDTLLLRGTYIRCVMETRIVTDIPGFSSCVVTEPIYSVNGRRLLLPKGSKVSGRYQNGNTDSKRVAVVWDRITTPTGLDVNMASPAVDNLGGAGIPGQYDAHWGSRIASALLISLISDAFKYAAAKNGPESTTVTQGGTVVTQPYESNTAQAMERLANQALDKSVNRPATITINQGTIVNIYVAKDVDFSPVLR from the coding sequence ATGAGCCAAAACATGCCTCCCAATCAGCCGGGCCAGCCCGACAACGGCACTCCGCAGGATGGCGGCAGCAGCTACGGCTACGCCGGCGCCAACCCTTATTACGGTCAGGCCGGCGGCGCCGCCGCGGCGCCCGATCTGGACGCCAACGCGCCGATGCTCAAGAGTTCCGACGTCCAGCGTCTGAACCGCAAGGCGTTGCTGTTCCTCGGCGGCATCGTGCTGCTGTTGCTGGCGGTCGCGTTCTTCCTGCTCAAGAGCGCCACGAGCAGCGAAGAGAAGCCGAAGAAGGTCGACGAGGAAGTCATCAGCGTGCCGGACGCGCCGGTCGCGACCCAGCAGCCGCAGCTGCCGCCGTTGCCGCCCGATCCGGTGCCGGTCGAGCCGATCCCGATGGCTCAGCCGCCGCAGCAGCAGGCGCAGCAGCCGCAGGAAGGCGAGGGCCAGCCGGTCGAGCGCGGTCCCAGCCTGGTCGAGCGCCGCATGCTCGGCGAGAGCCAGGGCGGTTCCGGCGGCCAGAACTCCTCCGATCCGACCCAGCAGTACCTGGCGATGGTCGCGGCGCAGGGTCAGCCCGGCGGCGCCCAGGCCGGGCAGGGTGCCGCGGCCAACTCCGACCGCGACAGCCTGACCTCGGCTCAGCCGCTGTACAACCCCGACACGCTGCTGCTGCGCGGTACCTACATCCGCTGCGTGATGGAAACCCGGATCGTCACCGACATCCCCGGCTTCTCGTCGTGCGTGGTGACCGAGCCGATCTATTCGGTCAACGGCCGCCGTCTGCTGCTGCCGAAGGGCTCGAAGGTGTCCGGCCGTTACCAGAACGGCAACACCGACAGCAAGCGCGTGGCCGTGGTGTGGGATCGCATCACCACCCCGACCGGCCTGGACGTCAACATGGCCAGCCCGGCCGTGGACAACCTCGGCGGCGCCGGCATCCCGGGCCAGTACGACGCGCACTGGGGCAGCCGCATCGCCTCGGCGCTGCTGATCAGCCTGATCAGCGACGCGTTCAAGTACGCGGCGGCGAAGAACGGTCCGGAAAGCACCACCGTCACCCAGGGCGGCACCGTGGTCACCCAGCCGTACGAGAGCAACACCGCCCAGGCCATGGAGCGTTTGGCGAACCAGGCCCTGGACAAGAGCGTCAACCGTCCGGCGACGATCACCATCAACCAAGGCACCATCGTGAACATCTACGTCGCCAAGGACGTGGACTTCTCGCCGGTCCTGCGTTGA
- the virB11 gene encoding P-type DNA transfer ATPase VirB11, which produces MDSDNSPIAQISNDFLDYQYQVLGILEYMSSPDVTEICINRPGELYLETRGGWQRLDVPSLTFERARQFCTAVVNESNTGQRITDADPVVSLTFPTGQRAQFVIPPACDANKVSITIRLPSKHNKTLQQYQEDGFFEQILESGASITEHDKELLEIRAQRNYAEFFKKAVQYKKNIVVAGATGSGKTTFMKSLVGHIPDYERLVTIEDARELFITQPNVVHLLYSKGGQSTSNITAKSCMEACLRMKPDRIILAELRGDESFYFIRNCASGHPGSITSCHAGSTAQTWDQLALMVKASAEGSGLEFAVIKRLLMLTIDIVVHIKAHAGQRFITGIDFSPERQLAAN; this is translated from the coding sequence ATGGATTCGGATAATTCACCGATCGCGCAGATTTCCAACGACTTCCTGGACTACCAGTACCAGGTGCTCGGCATCCTGGAGTACATGAGCTCCCCGGACGTCACGGAAATCTGCATCAACCGCCCGGGCGAGCTGTACCTGGAAACCCGCGGCGGTTGGCAGCGCCTGGACGTACCGAGCCTGACCTTCGAGCGGGCTCGGCAGTTCTGTACCGCGGTGGTCAACGAGAGCAACACCGGACAGCGCATCACCGATGCCGATCCGGTGGTCTCGTTGACCTTCCCGACCGGACAGCGCGCGCAGTTCGTGATTCCGCCGGCCTGCGACGCGAACAAGGTGTCGATCACCATCCGTTTGCCGTCCAAGCACAACAAGACGCTGCAGCAGTATCAGGAAGACGGTTTCTTCGAGCAGATCCTGGAGTCGGGCGCGAGCATCACCGAGCACGACAAGGAACTGCTGGAGATCCGCGCCCAGCGCAACTACGCCGAATTCTTCAAGAAAGCGGTGCAGTACAAGAAGAACATCGTCGTCGCCGGCGCCACCGGCAGCGGCAAGACGACTTTCATGAAGTCGTTGGTCGGCCACATTCCCGACTACGAGCGTCTGGTGACCATCGAAGATGCTCGCGAGCTCTTCATCACCCAGCCCAATGTCGTGCACTTGCTCTACTCGAAAGGTGGACAAAGCACGAGCAACATCACGGCCAAGAGTTGTATGGAAGCGTGCCTGCGCATGAAGCCGGACCGCATCATCCTGGCCGAGTTGCGCGGCGACGAGTCGTTCTACTTCATCCGAAACTGCGCCTCCGGTCATCCAGGTTCCATCACCAGCTGCCATGCTGGCAGCACGGCGCAGACCTGGGATCAGTTGGCGTTGATGGTGAAGGCGTCGGCCGAGGGGTCGGGTTTGGAGTTCGCGGTGATCAAGCGCCTGTTGATGCTGACGATCGACATCGTCGTGCACATCAAGGCGCACGCGGGGCAGCGTTTCATCACCGGCATCGACTTCAGCCCGGAACGCCAGTTGGCCGCGAACTGA
- a CDS encoding lytic transglycosylase domain-containing protein yields the protein MLPGIELTNCTGLAVPHEVMHHVVRVESSFNPYAIGVVGGRLVRQPKTLTEAVATVRMLERRGYNFSIGVAQVNRYNLGKYGLDSYEKAFDVCPNLQAGSRILAECYQRSQDWGKSFSCYYSGNFVTGFRHGYVQKIYASMRNGQAGATEMGAIAVIENPKAGAAAAPAAYAPGRRTAVARAESMVAARVREPDTAATQAALSAAALAAPAPMPVAAAQPMAVAQTLPAQPMPMQVAPVVAAALPQQVQAQQPVSVSLMHGPAAPQGRAPAKPPSQGDQAFVF from the coding sequence ATGTTGCCCGGGATCGAACTTACAAATTGCACGGGCTTGGCGGTTCCGCACGAGGTGATGCACCACGTCGTGCGCGTGGAATCGTCCTTCAATCCCTACGCCATCGGCGTAGTGGGCGGCCGACTGGTGCGCCAGCCCAAGACCCTGACCGAAGCCGTCGCCACCGTGCGCATGCTCGAGCGGCGGGGCTACAACTTTTCCATCGGCGTCGCCCAGGTCAATCGCTACAACCTCGGCAAGTACGGCCTGGACTCCTACGAGAAAGCTTTCGACGTCTGCCCGAACCTGCAGGCCGGATCGCGCATCCTGGCCGAGTGCTACCAGCGCTCGCAGGATTGGGGCAAGTCCTTCAGCTGCTACTACTCCGGCAACTTCGTCACCGGTTTCCGCCACGGCTACGTGCAGAAGATCTACGCCTCGATGCGCAACGGCCAGGCCGGCGCGACCGAAATGGGCGCGATCGCCGTGATCGAAAATCCCAAGGCCGGCGCCGCCGCCGCGCCGGCCGCTTACGCGCCGGGCCGGCGCACCGCGGTCGCCCGCGCCGAATCCATGGTCGCCGCGCGCGTGCGCGAGCCGGATACGGCCGCGACCCAGGCCGCGCTGTCCGCCGCCGCGTTGGCCGCGCCCGCGCCGATGCCGGTCGCCGCGGCCCAGCCCATGGCCGTCGCCCAGACGCTGCCCGCCCAGCCGATGCCGATGCAGGTCGCGCCGGTCGTGGCCGCGGCCCTGCCGCAGCAGGTGCAGGCGCAGCAGCCGGTCAGCGTGTCGTTGATGCACGGCCCGGCCGCGCCGCAGGGCAGGGCGCCGGCCAAGCCGCCTTCGCAAGGCGACCAGGCCTTCGTTTTCTAG
- a CDS encoding TrbC/VirB2 family protein yields MNSNIYVKNFVSAFLMAAVFVALLALPEVGFAQTADQAKKSVSGFMNNLNSLLNIASIAIVTIAVIFAGYGIAFAHKRLSEVAPVLIGGFLIGAAGQLAKMLIGDKVGTDTSSALVTAILQNYA; encoded by the coding sequence ATGAATTCCAACATCTACGTCAAGAACTTCGTTTCCGCCTTCCTCATGGCCGCCGTGTTCGTCGCCCTGCTGGCGCTGCCGGAAGTCGGTTTCGCTCAGACCGCCGATCAGGCCAAGAAGAGCGTTTCCGGCTTCATGAACAACCTGAACTCGCTGCTGAACATCGCCTCGATCGCGATCGTCACCATCGCGGTGATCTTCGCCGGTTACGGCATCGCGTTCGCCCACAAGCGTCTGTCGGAAGTCGCGCCGGTCCTGATCGGCGGCTTCCTGATCGGCGCCGCGGGCCAGCTGGCCAAGATGCTGATCGGCGACAAGGTCGGCACCGACACCAGCTCGGCGCTGGTGACGGCCATCCTGCAGAACTATGCATAA
- a CDS encoding VirB3 family type IV secretion system protein gives MHKNVLFRGCTRPAMFIGVPYVPFTFGAGACLLLTFYVDMYCIVTLPIVIVIMRQMARRDEMIFRLLGLRLQFRFRMRNLQQHQGMWVFTPNAYRNPGDKKS, from the coding sequence ATGCATAAGAACGTGCTGTTCCGGGGCTGTACCCGCCCGGCCATGTTCATCGGGGTGCCGTACGTACCCTTTACGTTCGGAGCGGGCGCTTGCCTGCTCCTTACGTTCTACGTCGACATGTACTGCATCGTGACGCTGCCCATCGTGATCGTGATCATGCGCCAGATGGCGCGTCGCGATGAAATGATCTTCCGCCTGCTCGGACTGCGCCTGCAGTTCCGTTTCAGGATGAGGAATCTGCAGCAGCACCAGGGCATGTGGGTGTTCACGCCCAACGCTTATCGCAATCCGGGCGACAAGAAAAGCTGA
- a CDS encoding VirB4 family type IV secretion/conjugal transfer ATPase: MFTPDTPISEFIPLSTHVAPTVIKTTGGDFMLVWRLGGLPFVGREEWELEHRHNTFNRLLQTLRAPDFTNVAFWVHDVRRRRRINTENKFGQLFNQDLSDGYYASLSAQKLMQNELYLTMLYRPVVGSKRFVEKSASAQVLQEQQDQSVAKVLELAGNVEAVIKDYAPYRLGMYEAKNGIVFSEALEFFGYLLNRLEEPVPVLNAPVYNYLPVSRLTFSAKSGDFVVTTPTGANHFGAILNVKEYAEGTYPGILNGLKYLDYEYVITHSFSPMGRHDALKVLDRTKGMMVSSGDKAVSQIVELDYAMDQLASGNFVLGEYHFTFAIYAESQEKLAAQVASARAELSNAGFVSAKEDLAITASFYSQFPANWKYRTRLANVSSLNFLGLSPLHNFATGKPHNNPWGDSVTTLQTTNGQPYYFNFHATHPAENSLGEKAIANTMVIGKSGTGKTALINFLLSQVQKLKPTPTIFFFDKDRGAEIFVRACGGNYLALDNGQPTGFNPFQCENNETNVQFLADLIKVLANKSQYSAREDEDIFRAVENILDTPMHLRSMTNFQKSLPNMGDDGLYARLRKWTAGNSLGWVFDNPVDTINLEKANIIGFDYTDVIDNIEVRVPVINYLLHRLEQLIDGRPLIYVMDEFWKILDGGGALKEFAKNKQKTIRKQNGLGIFATQSPEDALASDISASLIEQTATLILLPNPNASREDYIEGLKLTDAEYEVVRSLDERSRCFLVKQGHAATVCQLNLRGMDDALAVISASTDNIEIMHRVLQNAADKAGISPDDLTPEQWLADFYANRKGSGKGKAVQAESRTARA; this comes from the coding sequence ATGTTCACGCCCGATACTCCCATCAGCGAATTCATTCCGCTGTCCACGCATGTGGCGCCCACCGTGATCAAGACCACCGGCGGCGATTTCATGCTGGTCTGGCGCCTGGGCGGTTTGCCGTTCGTGGGCCGCGAAGAGTGGGAGCTCGAGCACCGCCACAACACCTTCAACCGGCTGCTGCAGACCCTGCGCGCGCCGGACTTCACCAACGTGGCGTTCTGGGTGCACGACGTGCGCCGCCGCCGCCGCATCAACACCGAGAACAAGTTCGGCCAGCTCTTCAATCAGGATCTGTCCGACGGCTACTACGCCTCGCTGTCGGCGCAGAAGCTGATGCAGAACGAGCTGTACCTGACCATGCTGTACCGGCCGGTGGTCGGCAGCAAACGCTTCGTCGAGAAGTCCGCCAGCGCCCAGGTGCTGCAGGAACAGCAGGACCAGTCGGTCGCCAAGGTGCTGGAGCTGGCCGGCAACGTCGAGGCGGTGATCAAGGACTACGCGCCTTACCGCCTGGGCATGTACGAGGCCAAGAACGGCATCGTGTTCTCCGAGGCGCTGGAATTCTTCGGCTACCTGCTCAACCGCCTGGAAGAGCCGGTGCCGGTGCTCAACGCGCCGGTCTACAACTACCTGCCGGTGAGCCGTTTGACCTTCTCGGCCAAGTCCGGCGACTTCGTGGTGACCACGCCGACCGGCGCGAACCACTTCGGCGCGATCTTGAACGTCAAGGAATACGCCGAGGGCACCTATCCGGGCATCCTCAACGGCCTGAAGTACCTCGACTACGAATACGTCATCACCCACTCCTTCAGCCCGATGGGGCGCCATGACGCGCTCAAGGTGCTCGACCGCACCAAGGGCATGATGGTGTCCTCCGGCGACAAGGCGGTCAGCCAGATCGTCGAACTCGACTACGCGATGGACCAGCTCGCCTCGGGCAACTTCGTGCTCGGTGAGTACCACTTCACCTTCGCCATCTACGCCGAAAGCCAGGAAAAGCTGGCGGCCCAGGTGGCGTCGGCGCGCGCGGAACTGTCCAACGCCGGCTTCGTCTCGGCCAAGGAAGACCTGGCGATCACCGCGTCGTTCTATTCGCAGTTCCCGGCCAACTGGAAGTACCGCACGCGACTGGCCAACGTCAGCTCGCTGAACTTCCTCGGCCTGTCGCCGCTGCACAACTTCGCCACCGGCAAGCCGCACAACAACCCGTGGGGCGACAGCGTGACCACGCTGCAGACCACCAACGGCCAGCCGTACTACTTCAATTTCCACGCCACCCATCCGGCGGAAAACTCGCTGGGCGAGAAGGCGATCGCCAACACCATGGTGATCGGCAAGTCCGGTACCGGTAAGACCGCGCTGATCAACTTCCTGCTCAGCCAGGTGCAGAAGCTCAAGCCGACGCCGACGATCTTCTTCTTCGACAAGGACCGCGGCGCGGAGATCTTCGTGCGCGCCTGCGGCGGCAACTATCTGGCGCTGGACAACGGTCAGCCGACCGGCTTCAACCCGTTCCAGTGCGAGAACAACGAAACCAACGTCCAGTTCCTCGCCGACCTGATCAAGGTGCTGGCCAACAAGTCGCAGTATTCGGCGCGCGAAGACGAGGACATCTTCCGCGCGGTCGAGAACATCCTCGACACGCCGATGCACCTGCGCAGCATGACCAACTTCCAGAAGAGCCTGCCCAACATGGGCGACGACGGCCTCTACGCGCGCCTGCGCAAGTGGACCGCCGGCAACTCGCTGGGCTGGGTGTTCGACAATCCGGTGGACACGATCAACCTGGAGAAGGCGAACATCATCGGGTTCGACTACACCGATGTCATCGACAACATCGAGGTGCGCGTCCCGGTCATCAACTATTTGCTGCACCGTCTGGAGCAATTGATCGACGGCCGCCCGCTAATCTACGTCATGGACGAGTTCTGGAAGATTCTGGACGGCGGCGGCGCGCTCAAGGAATTCGCCAAGAACAAGCAGAAGACCATCCGTAAGCAGAACGGCCTGGGCATTTTCGCCACGCAGAGCCCGGAGGACGCGCTGGCCAGCGACATCTCCGCCTCGCTGATCGAACAGACCGCGACACTGATCCTGCTGCCCAACCCGAACGCCAGCCGCGAGGACTACATCGAAGGCCTCAAGCTGACCGACGCGGAATACGAAGTGGTGAGGAGCCTGGACGAGCGTTCGCGCTGCTTCCTGGTCAAGCAGGGCCATGCGGCGACGGTGTGCCAGCTCAACCTGCGCGGCATGGACGACGCCCTGGCGGTCATCTCGGCGTCGACCGACAACATCGAAATCATGCACCGCGTCCTGCAGAACGCCGCCGACAAGGCGGGGATCAGCCCGGACGACCTGACCCCGGAGCAGTGGCTAGCCGACTTCTACGCCAACCGCAAGGGCTCGGGCAAGGGCAAGGCGGTTCAGGCCGAGTCGCGCACCGCGCGGGCCTGA